From a region of the Actinomadura luzonensis genome:
- a CDS encoding GntR family transcriptional regulator, translating into MVPPFRRIADDLRTEILDGRLAPGEKLPSENDLASRYDTTRTTVRKAIALLRAEGHVVSSQGAKTHVRKRPAIMMVSTGTQWRSRREGGIASLNVELADQGFNAEQRLVEVTQEPASGEVAAALGLSGGQAVIVRRREVLVDGEPIQLSDGYYPADLFARTPVAEARRIKGGVAGYYEDVMGGRIARFVEQVSIRMPTPGESATLRIPPGVPIARTLRIAYDGEGRAVELLDSVVPGDAITFEYVIDVPPPKRAQEGSAGE; encoded by the coding sequence ATGGTGCCACCATTCCGGCGGATCGCCGACGACCTCCGCACCGAGATCCTCGACGGCCGGCTCGCGCCGGGCGAAAAGCTGCCGTCCGAGAACGACCTGGCCAGCCGTTACGACACCACCCGGACGACCGTACGCAAGGCGATAGCTCTGCTGCGTGCCGAAGGGCACGTGGTGAGCTCCCAGGGCGCGAAGACGCACGTCCGCAAGCGGCCGGCGATCATGATGGTGTCGACGGGCACCCAGTGGCGGTCACGCCGAGAGGGTGGCATCGCGAGCCTCAACGTCGAGCTCGCTGATCAAGGGTTCAACGCTGAGCAGCGGCTCGTCGAGGTCACGCAGGAGCCGGCCAGCGGCGAGGTGGCCGCTGCGCTCGGCCTATCCGGCGGGCAGGCCGTCATCGTGCGCCGTCGCGAGGTGCTCGTTGACGGAGAACCGATCCAGCTCAGCGACGGCTACTATCCCGCCGACCTCTTCGCTCGGACGCCGGTGGCCGAGGCCCGGCGCATCAAGGGCGGTGTGGCCGGCTACTACGAGGACGTGATGGGCGGTCGTATCGCGCGGTTCGTGGAGCAGGTGTCCATCCGCATGCCAACTCCCGGTGAATCGGCCACCCTCCGCATACCGCCGGGTGTGCCCATCGCTCGCACCCTGCGAATCGCGTACGACGGCGAGGGCCGGGCCGTCGAGCTCCTGGACTCGGTGGTGCCGGGCGACGCGATCACGTTCGAGTACGTCATTGACGTGCCACCGCCGAAGCGTGCTCAGGAGGGATCCGCAGGGGAGTGA
- a CDS encoding aminoglycoside phosphotransferase family protein, giving the protein MNTPAAEADIDGDLVDRLVRRQHPDLAGPLTLVANGWDNVIYRLGTDLSVRLPRRQVAVDLIVNEQRWLPVLARHVDVALPVPVRAGAPGEGYPWPWTITPWFEGRTAADVPPSERSGIAGPLADFMTGLHRPAPPEAPRNPVRGVPLAARDEAVRRRMPSIARSAELLPVWEKSLALPPWQGPALWLHGDPHPGNLLLDGEGLAAVLDFGDLTSGDPATDLAAAWLVFDESAREVFRSRVDADEATWERARGWALAMGTALAANSGDHPTMAAIGEHVLDQVLLT; this is encoded by the coding sequence ATGAACACCCCGGCGGCCGAGGCCGACATCGACGGCGATCTCGTCGACCGCCTGGTACGCCGGCAGCATCCCGATCTGGCGGGCCCGCTCACCCTCGTCGCCAACGGCTGGGACAACGTCATCTACCGCCTGGGGACGGACCTGTCCGTACGGTTGCCGCGCCGTCAGGTCGCCGTCGACCTCATCGTCAACGAGCAACGCTGGCTGCCGGTCCTGGCCCGTCACGTCGACGTCGCCCTGCCCGTGCCGGTCAGGGCCGGGGCGCCGGGCGAGGGCTACCCGTGGCCGTGGACGATCACGCCCTGGTTCGAGGGGCGCACGGCCGCCGACGTGCCGCCGTCCGAACGCTCCGGCATCGCCGGGCCGCTGGCGGACTTCATGACCGGCCTCCACCGGCCCGCGCCGCCTGAGGCGCCCCGCAATCCCGTCCGGGGCGTTCCGCTGGCCGCCCGGGACGAGGCGGTACGGCGGCGGATGCCGTCCATCGCCCGGTCGGCGGAGCTTCTTCCGGTCTGGGAGAAGTCGCTCGCCCTCCCGCCCTGGCAGGGCCCCGCGCTGTGGCTGCACGGCGACCCGCATCCGGGAAACCTCCTGCTCGACGGCGAAGGGCTGGCGGCCGTCCTCGACTTCGGCGACCTCACCAGCGGCGATCCCGCCACCGACCTGGCCGCCGCGTGGCTGGTGTTCGACGAGAGCGCCAGGGAGGTCTTCCGGTCGCGGGTGGACGCCGACGAGGCGACCTGGGAACGCGCCCGCGGCTGGGCCCTCGCCATGGGCACCGCTCTGGCCGCGAACTCGGGTGACCACCCGACCATGGCGGCCATCGGCGAGCACGTCCTCGACCAGGTGCTCCTCACCTAG
- the rpoB gene encoding DNA-directed RNA polymerase subunit beta has translation MAASRNASAVPAGPRRVSFARIQEPLEVPDLLALQTESFDWLLGNEKWKARVEAARQAGRKDVPTQSGLEEIFEEISPIEDFSGTMSLSFRDHRFEPPKYSVDECKDKDMTFSAPMFVTAEFINNTTGEIKSQTVFMGDFPLMTPKGTFIINGTERVVVSQLVRSPGVYFERTVDKTSDKDLYGCKVIPSRGAWLEFEIDKRDSVGVRIDRKRKQAVTVLLKALGWTSEQILERFGQYESMRATLEKDHTAGQDDALLDIYRKLRPGEPPTKESAQTLLENLYFNAKRYDLAKVGRYKINKKLGVDAEITQGTLTEEDIVAMVEYLVRLHAGEEAEGLPLEVDDIDHLGNRRVRSVGELVQNQVRLGLARMERVVRERMTTQDVEAITPQTLINIRPVVASMKEFFGTSQLSQFMDQTNPLTGLTHRRRLTAVGPGGLSRERAGVEMRDVHPSHYGRMCPIETPEGPSIGLIGYLACFARLNAFGFIETPYRKVVDGKVTDRIDYLTADEEDRFVIAQANSPLAADGRFAEPRVMVRIKGGETEYVRSTEVHYMDVSPRQMVSVATAMIPFLEHDDANRALMGANMMRQSVPLLRSEAPLIGTGMEYRAATDTGDLVLAGKPGVVEEVCADYVTVRNDDGTGTTYRLATFKHSNQGTSFNQKPIVAEGDRVEAGQVVADGPSTEQGELALGKNLLVAFMPWEGHNYEDAIILSQRLVQDDVLSSIHIEEYEVDARDTKLGPEEISRDIPNLSEEILADLDDRGIIRIGADVVQGDILVGKVTPKGETELTPEERLLRAIFGEKAREVRDTSLKVPHGQSGKVIGVRVFSREEGDELPPGVNELVRVYVAQKRKITDGDKLAGRHGNKGVISKILPVEDMPFLEDGTPVDIILNPLGVPGRMNIGQVLETHLGWIAARGWDITGIKEAWAERLRDKGLERVEPGTTMATPVFDGAREEEIVGLLDRTLPNRDGERLVARSGKARLFDGRSGDPFPYPIAVGYIYILKLHHLVDDKIHARSTGPYSMITQQPLGGKAQFGGQRFGEMEVWALEAYGAAYALQEQLTIKSDDVLGRVKVYEAIVKGENIPEPGIPESFKVLIKEMQSLCLNVEVLSSDGMSIEMRDTDEDVFRAAEELGIDLSRREPSSVEEI, from the coding sequence TTGGCAGCCTCGCGCAACGCCTCCGCCGTACCCGCTGGTCCCCGTCGCGTGTCTTTCGCGCGTATCCAGGAGCCTCTCGAAGTTCCTGACCTTCTGGCCCTGCAGACCGAGTCTTTCGATTGGCTGCTCGGAAACGAGAAGTGGAAGGCCCGGGTAGAGGCGGCTCGTCAGGCCGGGCGCAAGGACGTCCCGACCCAGTCGGGCCTCGAAGAGATCTTCGAAGAGATCAGTCCCATCGAGGACTTCTCGGGGACCATGTCCTTGTCGTTCCGCGATCACCGGTTCGAGCCGCCGAAGTACTCCGTCGATGAGTGCAAAGACAAGGACATGACCTTCTCCGCCCCGATGTTCGTCACGGCGGAGTTCATCAATAACACCACCGGTGAGATCAAGAGCCAGACGGTGTTCATGGGGGATTTCCCGCTCATGACGCCGAAGGGCACGTTCATCATCAACGGCACCGAGCGTGTGGTGGTCTCGCAGCTGGTGCGTTCGCCCGGTGTGTATTTCGAGCGCACCGTGGACAAGACCTCCGACAAGGACCTGTACGGGTGCAAGGTGATCCCGTCGCGGGGGGCCTGGCTGGAGTTCGAGATCGACAAGCGTGACAGTGTCGGTGTGCGCATCGACCGTAAGCGCAAGCAGGCCGTCACCGTGCTTCTCAAGGCTCTGGGGTGGACCAGCGAGCAGATTCTCGAGCGGTTCGGTCAGTACGAGTCGATGCGGGCGACCCTGGAGAAGGATCACACCGCCGGTCAGGACGATGCTCTGCTGGACATCTACCGCAAGCTGCGGCCGGGTGAGCCGCCGACCAAGGAGTCGGCGCAGACGTTGCTGGAGAATCTGTACTTCAACGCCAAGCGGTACGACCTGGCGAAGGTCGGCCGTTACAAGATCAACAAGAAGCTGGGGGTCGACGCCGAGATCACCCAGGGCACCCTCACCGAAGAGGACATCGTCGCGATGGTCGAGTACCTCGTGCGGCTGCACGCCGGCGAGGAGGCGGAGGGCCTGCCCCTGGAGGTCGACGACATCGACCATCTCGGCAACCGGCGGGTGCGCAGCGTCGGCGAGCTGGTCCAGAACCAGGTCCGGCTGGGCCTGGCGCGGATGGAGCGCGTCGTGCGCGAGCGGATGACGACCCAGGACGTCGAGGCGATCACGCCGCAGACCCTGATCAACATCCGCCCGGTCGTGGCGTCCATGAAGGAGTTCTTCGGCACCTCGCAGCTCTCCCAGTTCATGGACCAGACCAACCCCCTCACCGGGCTCACCCACCGCCGCCGGCTGACCGCGGTCGGGCCCGGCGGCCTGTCGCGCGAGCGGGCGGGCGTGGAGATGCGGGACGTCCATCCGTCCCACTACGGCCGGATGTGCCCGATCGAGACCCCTGAGGGCCCCAGCATCGGCCTCATCGGCTACCTCGCCTGCTTCGCCCGGCTGAACGCCTTCGGCTTCATCGAGACGCCCTACCGCAAGGTCGTCGACGGCAAGGTGACCGACCGCATCGACTACCTCACCGCCGACGAGGAGGACAGGTTCGTCATCGCCCAGGCGAACTCGCCGCTCGCCGCCGACGGCCGGTTCGCCGAGCCGCGGGTGATGGTCCGCATCAAGGGCGGCGAGACGGAGTACGTCCGCTCGACCGAGGTCCACTACATGGACGTGTCACCGCGCCAGATGGTGTCGGTGGCGACGGCCATGATCCCGTTCCTGGAGCACGACGACGCCAACCGCGCGCTCATGGGCGCGAACATGATGCGCCAGTCGGTGCCCCTCCTCAGGAGCGAGGCGCCGCTGATCGGCACCGGCATGGAGTACCGGGCCGCGACCGACACCGGTGACCTCGTGCTCGCCGGCAAGCCGGGCGTGGTGGAGGAGGTCTGCGCCGACTACGTCACCGTCAGGAACGACGACGGCACCGGCACGACGTACCGGCTGGCCACGTTCAAGCACTCCAACCAGGGCACCAGCTTCAACCAGAAGCCCATCGTCGCCGAGGGCGACCGGGTGGAAGCGGGCCAGGTCGTCGCCGACGGCCCGTCCACCGAGCAGGGCGAGCTGGCGCTGGGCAAGAACCTGCTGGTCGCGTTCATGCCGTGGGAGGGCCACAACTACGAGGACGCGATCATCCTCTCGCAGCGGCTGGTGCAGGACGACGTCCTGTCCTCGATCCACATCGAGGAGTACGAGGTCGACGCCCGCGACACCAAGCTCGGCCCGGAGGAGATCAGCCGCGACATCCCCAACCTCTCCGAGGAGATCCTGGCCGACCTCGACGACCGGGGCATCATCCGCATCGGCGCGGACGTGGTCCAGGGCGACATCCTGGTCGGCAAGGTCACGCCCAAGGGCGAGACGGAGCTGACCCCGGAGGAGCGGCTGCTGCGCGCGATCTTCGGCGAGAAGGCGCGCGAGGTGCGCGACACCTCGCTCAAGGTCCCGCACGGCCAGTCGGGCAAGGTCATCGGCGTCCGGGTGTTCTCCCGCGAGGAGGGCGACGAGCTGCCGCCGGGCGTCAACGAGCTGGTCCGCGTCTACGTGGCCCAGAAGCGCAAGATCACCGACGGCGACAAGCTGGCCGGCCGGCACGGCAACAAGGGCGTCATCTCCAAGATCCTGCCCGTCGAGGACATGCCGTTCCTGGAGGACGGCACCCCGGTCGACATCATCCTCAACCCGCTCGGCGTGCCCGGCCGGATGAACATCGGCCAGGTCCTGGAGACCCACCTCGGCTGGATCGCCGCCCGCGGCTGGGACATCACCGGCATCAAGGAAGCCTGGGCCGAACGCCTGCGCGACAAGGGCCTCGAACGGGTCGAGCCCGGCACCACGATGGCCACCCCCGTCTTCGACGGCGCCCGCGAGGAGGAGATCGTCGGCCTGCTCGACCGCACTCTCCCGAACCGCGACGGGGAACGGCTGGTGGCGCGCAGCGGCAAGGCCCGGCTCTTCGACGGCCGGAGCGGCGACCCGTTCCCGTACCCCATCGCCGTCGGCTACATCTACATCCTCAAGCTGCACCACCTGGTCGACGACAAGATCCACGCCCGCTCGACCGGCCCCTACTCCATGATCACCCAGCAGCCGCTCGGCGGTAAGGCCCAGTTCGGCGGCCAGCGCTTCGGTGAGATGGAGGTGTGGGCGCTGGAGGCGTACGGCGCCGCCTACGCCCTGCAGGAGCAGCTGACCATCAAGTCCGACGACGTCCTCGGCCGCGTGAAGGTCTACGAGGCCATCGTCAAGGGCGAGAACATTCCCGAGCCCGGCATCCCGGAGTCCTTCAAGGTCCTCATCAAGGAGATGCAGTCGCTGTGCCTCAACGTCGAGGTGCTCTCCAGCGACGGCATGTCCATCGAGATGCGCGACACCGACGAGGACGTCTTCCGCGCCGCGGAGGAGCTCGGCATCGACCTGTCCCGGCGTGAGCCGAGCAGCGTCGAGGAGATCTGA
- a CDS encoding MerR family transcriptional regulator, with product MLIGELSRRTGVHTHQLRYYESQGLLRPARGANGYREYGEDAVLTVTQIRKLLDAGLSTEDIEFLLPCATGADPELEPCPELLDTLRTRLGSLDERIDTLTRTRGVLRRVLETTERRVGA from the coding sequence GTGCTGATCGGTGAGCTGAGCCGGCGGACCGGGGTCCACACCCACCAGTTGCGCTACTACGAGTCCCAGGGCCTGCTCCGGCCCGCCCGCGGCGCGAACGGCTACCGCGAGTACGGCGAGGACGCGGTCCTGACCGTGACGCAGATCAGGAAACTGCTGGACGCGGGCCTGTCCACCGAGGACATCGAGTTCCTGCTGCCGTGCGCCACCGGCGCCGATCCGGAGCTCGAACCCTGCCCCGAGCTGCTGGACACCCTCCGCACCCGGCTCGGCAGCCTCGACGAGCGCATCGACACCCTGACCCGCACCCGCGGCGTCCTCCGCCGCGTCCTGGAGACCACCGAGCGGCGCGTCGGCGCCTGA
- a CDS encoding NAD(P)-dependent oxidoreductase, whose translation MDNSGDDRTPVSVIGLGMMGQALAGAFVRAGHPTTVWNRTAGKADQLVALGAREAGSVAEAVAAAPLTVVCVLDETAVGALVEPLEAVVRGRVLVNLTSGTSQGARELGERVERWGGRYLDGAIMAVPQAVGTDEAVLVYSGARDAFDRHAEELRGLGGSTYLGADHGLSSLFEAAVLSLMWNLLNGFLHGAALLGAAGVPATTFAPLARTAIGTVTGWLPDYARQVDERSYPPLDSTLDTHLAAMGNLVKESEALGVGGELPRFVQALAERAAASGRGGDGYAALVEQFREP comes from the coding sequence ATGGACAATTCCGGCGACGACCGCACGCCCGTGTCGGTCATCGGGCTGGGCATGATGGGGCAGGCGCTGGCCGGCGCGTTCGTGCGGGCCGGGCACCCGACCACGGTGTGGAACCGCACCGCGGGCAAGGCCGATCAGCTCGTCGCGCTCGGCGCGCGGGAGGCCGGCTCGGTGGCGGAGGCCGTCGCGGCCGCCCCGCTGACGGTCGTGTGCGTGCTGGACGAGACCGCGGTGGGGGCGCTCGTCGAGCCGCTGGAGGCGGTCGTCCGGGGGCGGGTGCTGGTCAACCTCACGTCGGGGACGTCGCAGGGGGCGCGGGAGCTCGGCGAGCGGGTGGAGCGGTGGGGCGGCCGGTACCTCGACGGCGCGATCATGGCGGTGCCCCAGGCGGTCGGGACGGACGAGGCCGTGCTCGTCTACAGCGGGGCGCGGGACGCGTTCGACCGGCACGCGGAGGAGCTGCGAGGGCTGGGCGGATCGACGTACCTGGGGGCGGATCACGGGCTTTCGTCGTTGTTCGAGGCGGCCGTGCTGAGCCTGATGTGGAACCTCCTGAACGGGTTCCTGCACGGCGCCGCCCTGCTGGGGGCGGCCGGGGTGCCCGCCACGACGTTCGCCCCGCTGGCCAGGACGGCGATCGGGACGGTGACCGGGTGGCTGCCCGACTACGCGCGGCAGGTGGACGAGCGGTCCTACCCGCCGCTGGACTCCACCCTCGACACGCATCTGGCCGCCATGGGCAACCTCGTCAAGGAGAGCGAGGCGCTCGGGGTCGGCGGCGAGCTGCCGCGGTTCGTCCAGGCGCTGGCCGAGCGGGCGGCGGCGAGCGGCCGCGGCGGCGACGGGTACGCGGCGCTGGTGGAGCAGTTCCGCGAGCCCTGA